The Lolium rigidum isolate FL_2022 chromosome 1, APGP_CSIRO_Lrig_0.1, whole genome shotgun sequence region aataaagatatagagatgtcatgggacttccctagtattcccatcacctgagatggcggtatgctaactcttcttctataaagatatagatatgccatagttatcttttgaagtatcttcttcaataaagatatagaggtgacataataccactttagtgtctccatcaattgcgatgtcgggatgctatatccacaagagaaactgattctctttcacatgctatatccacaagagaaactgattctctttcacatgctatatccacaagagaaactattcttcctctcttgtcttctctagttagaattgttatcaccttcttgatggtttgcgagtacaattccaaatgtactcacggctttgtccctggctatttacttggccagacttggaggaacacgacggatgaagaaggagttggcgacgtctatgcgagctaggaacgtcttcccagtcagttgcatgtagggttatggcagatgacttgggtactgcgctgctgaagtgatgatgctactctgatgtttagttaggcccttcgaggctattatgtaagtattggtcatgtgaccatgttgtaattttcttcttccgctttgtaatggatggtgtaatttgatatcagttcggttatgtgttcacggcgcactgatcatgggatcgtgaactgtatacataacagggaatttcggacagctagtccggggtccccacagttaCTCCAAAGAGATCCAAGCTCCATGCAGATAAAATAAAGTATGAAAGGGTCCAAGAACCTGAAGCGTGGCTAGATGACTATCTGCAAACCACTAGAGTACATGGAGGCACCAAAACAACTGCGATGCAGAGTAAGAATTGGAGGATAGGATTGGCGTCTGGGCATGACAAAGGCATATTTGACAACCTAATACAAGTGTCAGGAATCTGGTATAAAATATTATGCTAACTTAGTACAAAATTCCTGACAGTTTTTATGAATCCGAGAGTACTTAAATCTCATTCAAGGAACAACCAAATTCAGATATaagtagtactttttttttgtcaaatggAAGCTAAACGTGGTGATGGCACCGAGAGGCAGCTTCGATTAACATATATAATCAATTTATAACTGCTATAATAATCATTAAACATATATATGTACATGACATTTACACACCACGAGCGCTGGACGGGTTGAGGATTTACAAGGTCATTCATGCATGGTTTGATGCATGTAGACTGCAGCTGTGCAGGGCAACAGTGACTGGCTAGACAGACACATCACACCTACATATACAGGCGGCATCAATAGATGACAGAGTAGTTAATTCAGGTACTAATTAAGTACTAACCCAGCTCGCGAAGGAGCTGATTTATTCCCGGTATAGATCCTTAGTTCTGCAATACGTAGACAGTAACAGCAATCTGTATACAGATTTCCGGTTCTGGTGCTTCCTTTTCGTCGTGGTCGTCGTCTTCAACCGGCCGATGCCTTCAGAACAGGAAAGCCGTCGGCGCGAACGCCGGCATCGACGACGCCGTCTCGATGTGCCTGTGTTCATCCATGTAATTAAGTTCGATTAATACCTATTGCGCcacgagagagagaagagatgagATGAGAATATGTCTGCACCGGTACTCGCGGCTGTGCACGCGGGGCAGCACCCTGGCGCCGGGCCTGGCCGGGACGACGCGCCCACCGCCCGCTGCGCCCTTGCCGGCGTCCACCGCAACGCCCTCATAGATGTCCCCGAGCGCCGGCCTCCACTGCGGCGAGCCGCCCAGCGACCtggccctcctccgcctcctcctcgccgcggcGCCTCCGTCCCTGGTGGCGGCAGCCTGCTGCTGCTGGAGCTGATCCGCAGGCGGCGCGTCGTCGATGGGTCCAGCACGGCAGCCGCAGGGCACGAACGACAGGAGCCTCATCAGCTTCCTGCGCACCCTCCCCTCTATCTTGGCCCCTCCCTGCCCCTCTAAAACTCTCCTCTACCCTCTCTCTAGATCTCTCCTGATGTAAAGAATTCTCTCTCTAGAACCTAGCTCTAGATAGTGGGGCGAATAAATCAccggccggccggcgccgccgTGTATTCACGGGACTGCCTACGAGTGGCCTCAGCTCGCTAGCTGACCACCACTCGACTACCGGCGAGAGCGTATCTGCAGTGTCACGTGTTGGGCGTGATTTATAGGGTTCGCGGGGGTGGCAGATGACTGAAACGCCCTGGCTACCTATCGGAATGGCCAGGGGCAGCCTCGGGAGCGTACGTGAAAATCGGGGCGCCAGGCAGAAGAGGGAGTTCTCGAGGGAAGAGAAAATAcagggaattttttttttttttaaaaaaaaatacaggGAAAATTCAGTCGCCGTCGATCCGTAGATACCAACTGGATCTTGTGGTGCGTATGAATGTGGGCCCAGCCAAGTCGATGTTGTGGTGGACCCGGGCATGATCGTGCTTGAAGGAGGCGTATTCCGTCTACGTGCGTACGTATCTGGTTTGAGCGAATACGTACGGTAGTTGCGCTCTGGAAAGAGAGTACGGAAACATGAGGTTTTAGAAGGAGGGTACATCTCAGTAGATTTGCTAAACGTCGGATATGGATATATTTTTTCAGCTGCAACTAGGGCTGCAAAAAAAGCATAAGACTCTTGAGTGGCTCGATATCAACTTGTCTTTTATCTTGATTTGAGATCGATCCAAAAATAAATTGAGTCAAGTTAAGCGTCTTAGGTACCTCGATCTAAAAACGATTTGATCTTGAGCGACCACTAGCTTGCTCGATTTCAACTCGTTAGCTTGAAATAATATAATTATATCTAATAATTTGCAATATCATAAAAATAATAGGATAATTTGTTACCTTGAATGTTGTGAGCATATATTCTCCTTTTTCTATGTGCGATAAAATCATTTGAAAGGGTTCAAATATGGGAAATTTTCTTGTCAATTTTAGGTCAAAATTAGCTCGAGATCGACTCGATATCGATACAAGCTGAGTATGAGCAAACTTTACGGCTCAACCTTTCGCTCGACTCAATCAAAGCTTGCCCAAATTTTAAGACGAGCTGAGCTAAGCGTAATGTAAATCGCTCGAACTCAACTCGTTTGCAACCCTAGTTGCAACCTATGTGAATACGGTAGGATAAATCCCTACAATGATTTTTCTAACAATAATAAGAACTCAAATATGTGTCCCTAAGGATTTGAATCTGGTGGCTGCTTGTACATCTGCATCTCTAACCAAATGAGTTAGGCTcatttcttgaaaaaaaaaaacttagtagCAACCTATGTGCAACTCACACATAACATGAATCACGAGAAGCGGCTGAGTCACTAAGATTTAGTACATTCACAATCAAGTGAGAATTAAGTTAGAGCTCATTCAACTCCAAAACCGTATGATTTGTACTGCGATAGGTGTGTCTTATAGGTTTCAAGTGGGGTTACAACTTATGATCTGTAGCTACAAGTTGGTTGGGACTGAGATCTTCGGTAGGGCCATAACTGTGATTTTTTAGTTGCAAGCGAGTTATAGCTGAGATTTTTAAGTTGCAATTAGGTTGTAATGAAGAAAAATGATTTATGCAGTTCAAAAGAATATTCACACAATTTCTTTTATTCGTGTAGTACAAAATCATGACGATGACATCATTTGACTCAGAATTAGCCACATCCAAAAACGGTTTGGCTTTACTAGTAGAGTGGCAAACTGGCAATAAGAACCTTTTAAGTGAGAATGTCAAATTGCAAGAACCACAAGATATCGATTATGCGATATCAGATCAAACATTATCCTAGATTTTCTCTCCACTGGCGGATGCTGAAACCTTAATAATAACAGGTGTAGTGTCTGTCAGTAAATACTCATTGGTGATAGACTTTGTTTTACTAACACATCAGACAATACACCGTTGTTTGGTAGAGGTTGAACATTTGTTGACGGTATGTTTTTTCGGAATAGCGAATAAAAATATTAAACAGAACATTCATCACAAAATTAGACCATTTCTATTGAAGCTTCTCAAAATTACTACCTGTGGCAGCATTACACTATTACATATTCGGGACACTATCATAAAATTAGATCATCCAGTATATTTTAGTACTCCTTTGGTGCATATTATATATAGCTTCATTTATTGATTTGTATGAGTCATATTACCACTTTTCTTAAGATGTGCTATGTTATTCTGTCATGGTATGACACTAGAATACTCTCTTTTCACATTTAACACTGTCATGTTTCCGATAAACCAAGTTGATATTGCATCAGAACACAtaatactacctatgttactccacaATAGGAGACGTTAGTAAGAaatatcataataaaacttaggtGTGTTGAGCTGCTTACATTTTGTATCTACATTTAATGAGGTAAGAGATGTGAGTGGTGTCATAGGTATATAGCGTGGAACACTAGAAAACTTGAAAGCAAATACATCACATGCACAAATTGCATTAAGACTCTACAAAACACTAAATATAATGAAACTGTGATATACTACTTTATGATAGTATTATGTATTATAGGGAcgatatcataaactagtatcatatgcatgatacttgtgtatgatattgtctgaaaataaaaatatgtaagatactgtttgaaaataaaaataaacttctCCAGAAATTTAGGACGAAAAATTGGGTTTGGTTCTCGGCACTGTTGGCATAGACACATTTAAGCCCAATTAATTCAGACGCCTTTCATACACACAATAAACGGATAGATCGGATTAGATTAGACAGATGGCCTGCATAAACCGCAAGGAGACCACCAAACGTGGCGCGACGCGGCGGCTTCCCTGCGTCCCAGGGCACCtctcgccgtctcctccattTGAAAGCAGCCCCTGAGGCTGCCGTCGCCCGCGCAGTAAAAGGCACTCGAGCTAAGCGCGATCCTCCCGACAtgccgacggcgacgacgacgaaagaTCCTGTGGCCGCGGCCGCTTCCTTGGAGGCTTCCACGTAAACTTTGGTCAGGTTTTACAGCCGCCACAAAACAGTAGATGCCCAGCGTTTACAGATggagcagatttttttttttttttgagaaacgtaGTATAAACGCAGGCGGtccatacacacacatatacccACCCTTAAGGAtgtacacacgcacaccctaccttctatgagcaccttcggaagactgaACCAGCGgactggatcttgaaattgacgaagtcatcatAAATGCCTCGCTGTAGACAGGAACATCGTCTCCCACTAAATAAATATTCcatctttatgagacacacatgtCAAACCTAGAATTTAAACTCTAGTGGACtgagggtacaaccaccctctaaccatccaacctcaggttggttctcgatGGAGCAGATATTATGATGACACTTCTCGATGGAGCAGATATTATGATAGACACGAAAGCACGCATCAGCGTCGCTGCTGTTGGGTCGTTGGCTCACAGGCGTGGCTGTGATAGTGTCAGCCACCGGGGTCGGAACACAGGCGCCGGGGAGGGCAGGCAAGCTTCCAGGCTTCAGGTGGGTGAGTAAGCATTGCAGCCTGCTATCTCCATCAGGTTTCAGGTAAGCAAAGTTCATGAGCTGCACAGTCAATGCTAGCTTACTCCGATAGGAATGAACGCCTAGAAAGGGACACCATGTCCTCAACAGACATTTCATACCATCGGTAACCGTAGGTACACCCACCAAGGGACAGGTGTACAAAGGAACAGAGGACAAACAAGACATACACTTATACAGTACAAAGTACAGACCAGGAAACACCAGGACAATTGTACAGATGATAGTTCAGATAAGATCAAATCCAGATCAAGAGAACAGCAGCAATCCACAGGCTCGTGCGCTGTGCAGATTCACGTCACCATCAGCAGAACAGATTAGATCATGGGGAATTCGGTTCCAGATTCGCTTGCAAACGTGTTCTTATTCCAAGCAGTAAGTCATTATCCAGTACATGAGCTGCACATGCCACCAGCGAAGGGCTGCGACAGTTCAAATAAAAGGGACACTACTCTGACATAGTACCAACACCTTTAGGAACAAGAAGGATAAGATTATTGGCAATGGCCTGAAGCTGTTCCGTGTCTGTTGCACGCTGACAGTAATACATGTCTGGTCCATATTCGGTTCGACGGGTGCAGCTCCATGTGGAAGCCGCAAACGACCAGTCCAACACGACAAGAATATTGGATCAGACAGGGGTGTTCACACCTGGGACAACACGATATAGGTATAATCTAAGTGTAGAACGCGATGGCTAGTTGATACGCTGTCAGACCCACAGCCAGACAGAATGATCATCCCTTCATCTACTACCCCATGAACCAGATGGAGGGCCCCATGATTGTTGCGACTGAGAAGTCGGCTCTCCCATCGGTGGTCTGGGTCTAGCATATTCAGCAAAAATAACCCATCCATCGAGAAACTGCACATAAATAAAGTTGTGTCAAAAATTAAAGAAAACTAATTCCCATATTACTACACAATCATAGCAGCAAGGCTCTATGCATGAGTGCAAATGGACCATTGATCCCCTTTCAGACAATCGAACTAAGGAAAATATACAGTTTTTTTCTTAAATCAATATGCAATAGTTTAAAGCATCTCAGCTAATTACTAAAGTAATAAAATGTAAGTAGGGTCACTAGGGCACAAACTTATAAGGAAATAATTATCCAGAATGAAGGGAACCAAGTGTCGTCCATCAGTTAATAACTACTGCATTCTTGCATTCTTCATAAAGTCAGTGGGAGCATATAATTCTTGTTCAACAACTAGAAAGAGTGTAACGCTAACACCCAGTAGATAAAAACAAAACTATGAATTATGTGTGTTGTTTTCTGGATGGTCTTTCCGTAATTATTTGAAACTGATGCTTTGGATACAGGTAGCTAGTCAAGTGAAGCCCACATAGAATGGAGGTGATGCTGCACTTAGTGTCTGATATTCTTAATGTGTATTAAACATCGGCGGTATTTAGAGAGAAGAACCAACTTGAATTATAGCACTCTGATTCCCTGGATGGAATTGGTAGTCAGGATGCTCCGGAAATGGATGGGTGGAGTTAAAATGTCATGAAAAAGGTGTGCTATGGGCCCTTCTGCTCTTTTGCACTCCTTGCATGGACAAGACATGTATAATAGTTCATATCTCTTATAATATTAGTATATATGTTGTGGACGTCAGTACATGACATCAAAGCAGCCCTAGTTTCATTACGGCCAGCCGGACAACAACAAGACCAGGTCAGGACACCAGGATGTCCGTATTACAGAAAGAGATGGTCACGTGGTTGGCATGGACTTGCAACATACAGGAGGAGAGTCCTTTTGGAAGGTATAGGATTAGGAACGAGTCTAGTTGTATAAGGAAAGGTCTAATAGGCCTAATCGTATCAGGAGAGGTCAAGGGCTTGAGCATCCCTTATATAAGGATGGCATGTATACATGTTTGGGACAAGCAAGAATCAATCTAATCTATCCCTGGTTATTCTCTCTTCTCAACCTATGTCTTCCCAAACCCTCGTAGCCACGCCGTGTGGCTATCTTCTGCACGGTAGTTATCCCGTTGTGGATCTAAGTCCacaacatttggtatcagagccgaccaCCACGGCTTTCGTTGCCGAGAAGATGTCGCAAAGGATACTCCGCGTCAAAGTTCatcaggctatttgtcccatcacAGACAGCGTGCTTCATCAAGTTTTTGATCCTTATGGAGCTGTGGAGACCATTGAAATTTTCCCAGGAAGATCAAGGATCGTGGCATTCATCGAATATGATTTAGACCAGGATGCAGCACGAGCTTTTGAAAATTTGCAGGGCCGGAACATCTACCATGGCTGTTGTCAGCTTTCAATCGAGTTACTCCCTGTATCTTCCAGCTCATTAGGTGCAAGTACAACCAAGTCCACGGTGACACAGCAAGATGCGGTGGAGGTACAAACACTAGACCAGGAAGCAGTAGCAGAAGCACAAGAAGAAGAAGCAGGAACCGAGGTACTGCAACAAGAACAGGAAAACACAGCGATAGCAGCAGCCCAGCTGAGCGCAGGTGCAGTAGAGGCCAAGGCAGTTGGCATAGCCAATGGAATGGCTGTGACACGAACGCATCCAAGAGCAGTAGAGCTGGATGCAAATATTTGTGTAGCAGCCGTGCCATGCGCATCTGTCGCAGAGTTTGGTGCAGCCGGAGGTGCAAGATGGCACAAGCTGTGCAAAGGAGCAAGGCTGGTGGTGGGGCTAACCCTAGCAAAGTCGCTCATGTTCTCTACATCAGACAGAGTTGCATGTTCTGAATTGGGACATTATGCTGGGCCAAATCAATTAGATTTTTTCCTTTTGGCTGCATCGGGTATCCCTTTACTTTATTTAGAGCATGAAGCATAAACTTGTGATCGGTCCTGGAGGGATGAAAGGGTACTTGAAATATCTAAAAGGGAGTTTAAACAAGAAAGGAAAGGGAGACTGCATGGCAAAGGAACTGTGGAGATGGTTATGGTTGAGAGGAAGTTGTGTGTATGCCTGTTTCCATGTATTCGATCCAGGAGGACAGAAAATACATTTTCAGCAGGATTTGGATTTTGGATAGGAGACAGAATAAAGTCAGGATCCTTCTCCTATCaagaaatatattttaaaagtaaTTATTCCGTTGGCCAGACTCAACAACATCGTTACAATTTGTCATCAACATGGGGTAATCTGGGTCTGCAGCCATGGCCGCCACCCTGCAGCTTGAGGACAAACTGCTTATCCGAGAGGGTTGTAGTGTTGTGGACGTCAGTACATGACATCAAAGCAGCCCTAGTTTCATTACGGCCGGCCAGACAACAACAAGACCAGGTCAGGTCACCAGGATGTCCGTATTACAGAAAGAGATGGTCACGTGGTTGGCATGGACTTGCAACATACAGGAGGAGAGTCCTTTTGGAAGGTATAGGATTAGGAAAGAGTCTAGTTGTATAAGGAAAGGTCTAATAGGCCTAATCGTATTAGGAGAGGTCAAGGGCTTGAGCAGCCCTTATATAAGGATGGCGTGTATCCATGTTTGGGACAAGCAAGAATCAATCTAATATATCCCTGGTTATTCTCTCTTCTCAACCTATGTCTTCCCAAACCCTCGTAGCCACGCCGTCTGGCTATCTTCTGCACCCGTTGTGGATTAAGTCCACAACAATATATGTGCCCCAAATTTCCTTTCAGAATAGATATTAAAACAGGCTCCATAACCCTGAAGCTCCTAATGATTTTCGCTCAGACCATATGTTCTCAGAGTTACTACATGGCATCAGACAATAGGTCTCAGAATGACAACCCTGCTGCAGGTAAAAAGGTTGTGTGGCCATTTTGCGCTTAAACTACACAGAGGCATGGAGCATACAGAGCTGTACAGGCAGCAGTGAAAGACAGTGTGAGTTCATTTTCATTTCCGAATGAATCTCAACTAAGTACAGAACTAGCCTTTTTTGTGAAAAGACATGCATTAGAATCTTGAACCATGCTATGCTCTCGCAAATCTATTATATAGCACAACCACATGCATAGATactaaaagagagaagaagaaaagaaataaaaccaGTTAGTGGGGAGAAATACTGCACTATGACTGGCTAACACTGGCCAAGTGGGTAGCACCAAGTATTGCACTAAGTGAGGCAGACTCGATGAACGAGAGAATAAAAGAAAACCACAGAACCATTAGACCAAGAAGGGAGAAAACAGGAAATCAATACAATGAGAAATCCACAGAAATGGACCAATAAGAATAATAAGAAGCCTTACTTTTCCGTCCATTCCTTCTATTCCTCTAGTTGCATCTTCAACAGTAGCATACCTTACAAAGCCAAACCCCTTAGAAAAACCAGTGACACGATCTGTGACAACTCGAGCTGCATTTAGATACAAGAGTGAGAACCATCAAGTATAATGCCGGTGAAGTATTACTACAATTGAAATTTTAAACTCATACCCTGTACAACTTCCCCAAACTTTGCAAAAGCTTCTCTAAGTCCATCAGTTGTTGTACGCTTGCTTAACCCTAAATCATAATTATTAGTATGAGAATTCAGATGTTGTGGGCACCACAAGGCTAAGATGAAAATAAGCTAAAAAGGGGCACAAGGACAAACTTTGAGCTGTGCAATAGAAGACAGTAAAATAAGGAAAGCAGTACTAGAaactgaacaaattcaacaagttTTGTCACGAATAAATGAAAGATTGAAGAATCACATCGCTATAACCATCTTGGCTTCATATGGTGCAGCTGTACGGGCTACAAGTGAGCCTCATAGGATGCTTGCTTGGGGTGCATCTGGTTCTGCGCCAATGGCACGCCCGcgacatttcggtgatacttggtTGGGCTCCAAATATTTGGCAAGCCAAAACCAGCCCCTTCTGCCAATGCATTTTTAAGCCAATTCATGGGCGGGTTGGGCGGAAAAATCCTGCACCAAAACTTTGGCTGACAAATTTTGGCAGGTCGCATCGGGTCTCAATCCAAACAGCCCCTTGGTTTATCAGCTTTGTGTAGGATGAATCGATAACAAAGATGGTAAAACTCTAAAGCTGAGATGTCGAAAGTATGGTCTTGTTGCACTATGTAAATAAGTTTTGTGATTTAGAGATATGGACGCTCCTTTAAACTCATATTGATGTGGTGTTATGCCTTAGCTCAGTTATATAACTCCATAGCCCATTAGAGCAGAAAATCAATAGTGTCATGGTTCGTTTTGGGATGTACTACTGGTTTGACCAAAATGAGGTTGGATTTAAGTACATGACTAACTTGATGCCCTATCTATGCAACGTGCTCTCTGATAACCAGTTAAACTCACTATATGTTCTGTAGTTACTCAGGAAGGAATCTGCAACATAGGAGTTGATTTCCCGTAGTCAAACACTCGGTACCCTTACATAATCCTTCCACTAAACATTTCAGGAAGTTATGCTAATTCTCAGTTGTCTGAAATTCAGTCACCTCAAATTGCACAACACTTGGCCTAAAATCAGAATATCAAATGTGTGCAATTTTAGCAAACATAGCTGCAGTAGTATTTTTGGCTATATATGGAGTGTGGTGGAGATGAGGATGGTTGGACCATTCCCAAATGAGGTTTAACAAAATATCAGCGCACTTGTAGCATCAGATGAATAAAAATAACATGAGTGTGCTAAGGTTACTCTACATGTTTTTTAATGGAGTTTACATAGAAGAAGAAAGTGAATCAGCATCACATCTCCTAACTCGTTGCTGCAAATCTAGCAGAGCAGATCTAGTATAAAGTTAGGCCGAGTCCCAAATAAGAAACAAACATGGTTTGCTCTGATAACTTTGTACCCGTGGGACCACAATAATTCTCTGATTTCCCACATGTAAGCACGTAATTAAGCCATCACTGAAGAATAGCACGGTCCAAATAAGGGCTATCTCACACTAACCACTGGGATCAAAATTTTAAGACCGCGAGACCATTTCGCAGCGCCCAGATGCGTGCTCTCGGGCTGAATCTCTGGCAGGGACCATGGCCTGAGAGTGGTTACGGGACCGGAatggaaaggagggggaaagaaTAGTACCGGAGACGAAGAGGTTGCTTGAGGGGTCAGCCTTCGGGGGAGGCGTCGGTGGGTTCGGCGGCGCGAAGGCCGGGATTGAGAACATGCGCGGGCTCGGCGTCGCGAATTCGGAGATGGAGAACATGCGCCGGAGCCCGGAccttgccaccgccgccgccgccgccatcgccgccgccgggatGTCTTTGACTGGGGAAAAGGCTTGCGAGAGGGGTTAGGGATTGAGATTTTCCTTCCTCTTTCCCTTCGTGGGGTTTAAGAGCGCGTTAGGTCGTGGACTAGGAATGACTATAGTACCCCCTTCGTAAATCAAAGAATAAAACGGCCTCGTTttgctttctttttctttggttacaatttttaaaaatatataaaaactgTCGGtttaaaattagcatcattagaaagtatttttaATATGAATCCAGTGATATaaattactccctccggtcaGATTTAATCGACACAGAGGAAGGCCTGCCCATACATGTCATTAGCGGTTGGGTGCGTCAATTAATAACGTCCGGAGGTAGTACAcacaatataattaagattttgttgctaatttatttggtcaaagttcgtcttggaatacgggtGCGTCTTATTCCctcaaacggaggtagtagtatacTTCTAGCCCCCTTTTTTTAAGTCAGACTTATTGGTATTTTACCAAAAAACCAGTTTTGAACTTGGGTGTAGATGCTCTGattgaataaaaaataaaaaaatagtaaATAAATTCAAAAAATCTGATCTTTTTTAGAAAATGAACATAAAATATATCCTAAGTGCACACCAAGAATCTCCGAGAGAATATGtagtggtctgtgtaaaaaaaaaagaaaaagcggTGTTATTTGGAATATCTAGATTTGTTTACATCATTCCGATTTGTTTCTTACAtcacttggatttgtcttttctgCACAAACCAGTACATATGTCTTTTTGAGATTTTTTGTGTGCA contains the following coding sequences:
- the LOC124690047 gene encoding uncharacterized protein LOC124690047 yields the protein MRLLSFVPCGCRAGPIDDAPPADQLQQQQAAATRDGGAAARRRRRRARSLGGSPQWRPALGDIYEGVAVDAGKGAAGGGRVVPARPGARVLPRVHSREYRHIETASSMPAFAPTAFLF
- the LOC124690058 gene encoding organelle RRM domain-containing protein 2, mitochondrial-like; protein product: MAAAAAVARSGLRRMFSISEFATPSPRMFSIPAFAPPNPPTPPPKADPSSNLFVSGLSKRTTTDGLREAFAKFGEVVQARVVTDRVTGFSKGFGFVRYATVEDATRGIEGMDGKFLDGWVIFAEYARPRPPMGEPTSQSQQSWGPPSGSWGSR